The Oscillospiraceae bacterium genome contains a region encoding:
- a CDS encoding thymidylate kinase: protein MKGKLIVIEGLDGSGKATQAKRLAEALAAEGRKVRQITFPDYASDSSALVKMYLGGRFGTHPDDVNAYAASAFYSVDRFASYKTDWGAFYRGGGVVVADRYTTSNAVHQCSKLPPDQWEAFLAWLFDFEYTKIGIPSPDQVVYLEVDPAVSQRLMTGRYQGDEARKDIHEKDFEYLARSQRAAAWCAAHLGWARVACCQGAEMRPIGAIHADVLKAVKEKL from the coding sequence GTGAAGGGAAAACTCATTGTGATTGAAGGGCTGGACGGCAGCGGAAAGGCCACCCAGGCAAAGCGGCTGGCGGAGGCGCTGGCCGCCGAAGGGCGAAAGGTGCGCCAGATCACGTTCCCGGATTATGCCAGCGATTCGTCGGCCCTGGTCAAGATGTATCTTGGCGGGCGGTTCGGCACCCACCCGGACGATGTGAACGCCTACGCAGCCTCGGCTTTTTATTCGGTGGACCGGTTTGCCAGCTACAAGACCGACTGGGGCGCTTTTTACCGCGGGGGAGGCGTTGTGGTGGCCGACCGCTACACCACCAGCAATGCGGTGCACCAGTGCTCCAAGCTGCCGCCCGACCAGTGGGAGGCTTTTTTGGCTTGGCTGTTTGATTTTGAGTATACTAAGATTGGAATTCCATCGCCCGACCAGGTGGTTTATCTGGAGGTGGACCCGGCGGTGAGCCAGCGGCTTATGACCGGGCGCTACCAGGGCGACGAGGCCCGGAAGGATATCCACGAAAAAGACTTTGAGTACCTGGCACGCAGCCAGCGTGCGGCGGCCTGGTGCGCCGCGCACCTGGGCTGGGCCAGGGTGGCCTGCTGCCAGGGGGCAGAAATGCGCCCCATCGGGGCCATTCACGCCGACGTGCTCAAGGCTGTAAAGGAGAAGTTATGA
- the thyX gene encoding flavin-dependent thymidylate synthase: MLKVNLLAYTPEPEKVVAAAAKLCYSGAQIDELLAGLTPEKSREFVERLAKMGHESPTEHVSFTFAIEGVSRSLLAQITRHRIASYSVQSQRYVRLDGFEYVTPPEVAADPEASAAFEQAMRAENEQYERIAALLKEGHTRRLMREEGLTEAAAAKKAEKLAIEDARFVLPNACETKMIVTMNARSLHNFFRHRCCSRAQWEIRALADEMLRLVYPVAPALFAAAGPSCVKGACPEGAMSCGDSAGMRAKYASLKKGALN, translated from the coding sequence ATGCTGAAGGTGAATCTGCTCGCATATACCCCCGAGCCGGAAAAGGTGGTGGCCGCGGCGGCAAAGCTGTGCTATTCCGGCGCGCAGATCGACGAGCTGCTGGCCGGCCTTACCCCGGAAAAAAGCCGGGAATTTGTGGAAAGGCTGGCCAAAATGGGCCACGAGAGCCCCACCGAACACGTGAGCTTCACCTTTGCCATTGAGGGGGTGTCGCGCAGTTTGCTGGCCCAGATCACCCGGCACCGCATTGCCAGCTACAGCGTGCAGAGCCAGCGCTATGTGCGCCTGGACGGGTTTGAATATGTAACGCCCCCCGAGGTGGCGGCGGACCCGGAAGCCAGCGCCGCTTTTGAGCAGGCGATGCGCGCGGAAAACGAGCAGTATGAGCGCATTGCGGCCCTGCTGAAAGAGGGGCATACCCGCAGGCTGATGCGGGAGGAGGGCCTGACCGAAGCCGCGGCGGCCAAAAAGGCCGAGAAGCTGGCCATTGAGGACGCGCGCTTTGTGCTGCCCAATGCCTGCGAGACCAAAATGATCGTGACCATGAATGCCCGCAGCCTGCACAACTTTTTCCGGCACAGATGCTGCTCCCGCGCACAGTGGGAGATCCGCGCCCTGGCCGACGAAATGCTGCGCCTGGTATACCCGGTGGCGCCGGCACTTTTTGCCGCGGCCGGGCCATCCTGCGTAAAGGGAGCCTGCCCGGAAGGGGCAATGAGCTGCGGCGACAGCGCCGGGATGCGGGCAAAGTATGCGAGCCTGAAAAAGGGGGCCCTGAACTGA